One segment of candidate division WOR-3 bacterium DNA contains the following:
- a CDS encoding CoB--CoM heterodisulfide reductase iron-sulfur subunit B family protein, with protein MKVTYYPGCDLYTKAKILNDSIIKTFRAVGIELVELANWYCCGTTFTLARDNKMSLIAPLRILAKVRQTNGSVLVPCSICFNTLKRANFIFKQDPETLKILNEHLGENYDAQAEIIHPFQFIFEHKDDFRKGVKRQLENLKLGCYYGCYLLRPQEELEFDDPEAPTIMEDFVHLIGARPISFPLKVECCGSYLIVNSPEAALEASYRILKNARENGVDALVTSCPVCHYNLDNFQTRITNLHPDHQPIPVFYFSQVMAMAFGLPVEDWGLEYNKVSPKKLLEEKKIL; from the coding sequence ATGAAGGTCACCTACTATCCGGGCTGTGATTTATATACCAAGGCGAAAATCCTTAACGACTCAATTATTAAGACATTCAGGGCGGTAGGTATTGAATTAGTAGAGCTGGCAAACTGGTATTGCTGTGGAACAACATTTACCTTGGCCCGCGATAATAAGATGTCTTTGATCGCCCCCTTAAGGATTCTTGCAAAAGTCCGTCAAACTAATGGATCTGTGTTAGTTCCTTGTTCCATTTGTTTTAACACCCTCAAGCGCGCTAATTTTATCTTTAAACAGGACCCTGAGACACTAAAGATACTTAACGAGCATCTGGGTGAGAATTATGATGCCCAGGCAGAAATAATCCATCCTTTTCAATTTATTTTTGAGCATAAAGATGATTTCAGAAAAGGGGTTAAACGACAGCTTGAGAATCTCAAGTTAGGCTGTTACTACGGATGCTATCTTTTGAGACCTCAGGAGGAGCTGGAATTTGACGATCCTGAAGCACCAACAATAATGGAGGATTTCGTGCACTTGATCGGAGCCCGGCCAATAAGCTTCCCACTCAAGGTTGAATGCTGTGGTTCCTATCTCATTGTCAATTCGCCCGAGGCCGCGCTGGAGGCTTCTTATAGAATTCTGAAGAATGCTCGGGAAAACGGAGTTGATGCACTGGTGACATCGTGTCCTGTTTGTCATTATAATCTTGACAATTTCCAGACCCGCATTACGAATCTCCACCCGGACCATCAACCAATTCCGGTATTCTATTTCAGCCAAGTAATGGCGATGGCTTTTGGATTACCGGTGGAGGATTGGGGGCTGGAATATAATAAGGTTTCACCAAAAAAATTATTAGAGGAAAAAAAGATACTATGA
- the rpsF gene encoding 30S ribosomal protein S6, whose translation MRNYEAMFIFHPKLKEEELAREAGAVETLIKESGAGTIRYQLLGKKVLAYPVEKQKEGFYVNYEFSIAPDKITEIRDKLKHKENILRFMIIVKEKRK comes from the coding sequence ATGAGAAACTACGAAGCAATGTTTATATTCCATCCTAAATTGAAGGAGGAAGAATTGGCGAGAGAAGCCGGTGCCGTGGAGACGCTTATAAAAGAAAGCGGTGCTGGAACAATCCGATACCAATTGCTGGGAAAGAAGGTGCTGGCTTATCCGGTGGAGAAGCAGAAAGAAGGTTTTTATGTCAATTACGAATTTTCAATAGCTCCGGATAAGATCACAGAGATAAGGGATAAATTAAAACACAAGGAGAATATCCTGAGGTTTATGATCATCGTAAAGGAGAAAAGGAAATGA
- the ssb gene encoding single-stranded DNA-binding protein, whose translation MNQLRLGYLNSVYLIGRLVADPELRYTQKGAPVCSFRVATTRRFKNRESGETHEETLYVTIVAWRRQAELVNEFLKKGSAVLIEGRLRSRQWETDNKEKRSVVEVVAHRVQFLDVPEPGSESSGGAPIEAEEEVKEDEEGIDTPF comes from the coding sequence ATGAATCAGTTGCGGTTAGGTTATCTTAATTCGGTTTATCTCATCGGTCGGCTTGTTGCAGATCCGGAACTCCGCTATACCCAAAAAGGTGCTCCGGTGTGTTCTTTTCGAGTGGCTACGACCCGCCGGTTTAAAAATCGTGAGTCGGGAGAGACACACGAGGAGACTCTTTATGTGACGATTGTCGCCTGGCGTCGGCAGGCAGAACTTGTTAACGAGTTTTTGAAAAAGGGAAGCGCGGTGTTGATTGAAGGGAGGTTGCGTTCGCGACAATGGGAAACTGACAATAAAGAAAAGAGATCGGTGGTGGAAGTGGTGGCACACCGTGTCCAGTTTTTGGATGTTCCGGAGCCGGGAAGTGAATCGAGCGGCGGTGCACCGATTGAAGCCGAAGAAGAAGTTAAAGAGGATGAGGAAGGTATTGATACACCTTTTTAA
- the rpsR gene encoding 30S ribosomal protein S18: protein MVAKKCRLCETNVKVIDYKDTALLKGYINERGKILAARLTGLCAKHQRKLAQAIKRAREIALLPYEIK, encoded by the coding sequence CTGGTGGCTAAGAAATGTCGTTTATGTGAAACCAATGTTAAGGTGATTGATTACAAAGATACGGCATTATTAAAAGGGTACATCAATGAACGCGGTAAAATTCTTGCCGCGCGTCTCACGGGTCTCTGCGCCAAACACCAGCGGAAACTCGCGCAGGCAATAAAAAGGGCCCGGGAGATTGCTCTGCTTCCTTACGAAATAAAATAG